The sequence TTGGTGATTCTGGACTTGCAACCCACTGGGTGATGTTACCCTCCAAGTGTTCTCAGCTCAAAGGAAGACCTCCAGAGCCACTCATCATCAAAAACAACGACTCTTTCTTTCCCAACAAACCGAAGGACTCATCAGCTCCAGCTCTCAAATCCACACAACAAGCACATGACTCTCAAACCTTGAAGGCCATTTTCAGcaatgtctctctctctccaaacaAACCGAAAGTCTCATCAACACAAGGACATGACTCTACAACCTTGGAGCCAAAAGTAGAGCCTCAACCTCTCGTGACTGCATCTTACAACAACTATCATCAACTAAAACATCCGGTTCTAGAGACAGCTTCAGTaaacaaacacacacaacaAGCCCATGTATCTGAAACCTTGAAGCCAGAACCTCCTTTGGATGCTTCTTACagctatcatcatcatcagctaAAACATCCGGTTCTAGAGGCACTTGCAAGGATCAGAAACAGCACATCCATATTCTTTCTCCGTGAGTTCGACTTTTATCAAGTAAAGCAATCTCACTCTCTGCTCTTCTTTATATAATGAATTGAGTTATGTCATTGTTTTTTTCACATGGGATGATACTTGCAGAGCTATGAGACGTGTTTAAGGAAAGGAATGTGTTTCTGGTGCAACAAGAGCATGCTCCTATGGGCAAACTTCCCATGTCGACACAAACTCTGGTGCAGCTCTTGTAAACACAAGATCGCAGAGTCTGCAGGCGACCACCACAGGTGTGTGATCTGTGACGCTAAAGTGGAATGTTTCATCTTGTCTCCACCGTTTGGATTCGATCATCATAGGCATTCAAGTCGTCTCCCTAATGATGCTGAAATAGCGACTTGGTTCCTCGAATATCTGATATAAGaaagtaatgttttttttttcttcccacTTTCTCTGATTAACTCAAACCCTTCTTTAAAAACGTCTAACTAACGTTTTTGTTCATTTCCTCCTTGTTGCAGTTCCATGAAGAAGGGGAGCATTCATTTGGATCATGGGATATAAGAGAAGGAAAGAAACTCCTCTTGTGTGGTAAAGTGGATTTGACTCGTGAAACAAAAACTAAGTAGAAAACAGATGAAAGCTCTTCTTCTTAATAACATAGAAAGTACATATAGTATTGAACGTTTCTGGTGCTTGTAGCTCTCTGTCTCTCGATATTAAAAGTACTAGCATTAACAAAGTAAAATctgaaatcaaaatcaaaatccataaaaaaaaattcaaaatctgtTGAATCATACTCATGTCTATTCATCTCCCCTACAAAGCCATTCATTCCCAACACTCTTGTATGTACTGAAAACTGTTCACAGAGAATATTTCTAACTCTTTGGAGCAGTCTTCTCCTTGGACTTCTGAAGCTTCAAAACTTCTTCACAATCTTCTGCTCTTCCACCAAGAAGGCCCTAACGATCCTGAAGCAGACATAGGTGCTAAGCATTAGTTGCAAAGCTCTTTAGCATATATTAATAACTAATCTTTAAAAGATTTGAATACCTCTGCCTACAGGCCACTCTAGATAGAGCACCACCATACGCATGTTTTACTGTCCTCTGGTTCCTTGACAACCTCGACCTTATGTACTCAGTGGGTCTCAGATGTggaatctgcaaaaaaaaagagcatGAAGAGGTAAGCTCATGCTAGTAATGGAACAAGGAAGCTCACTGATGCTAGATTTTAAGATTCATCTGCTAATCATACTTGATTATTCAATCAGAAATAGGGATCGGATCTAGGTAACGTCCTGCATGTTGGACAGAGTTCATGCTAGGTCACATATGTCTTGCAGACTCTTTTCGAAGATAATAAATCATAGATTTTGGAAGCAAAGCCTAGCATGACGTTAGCTTTGTTTGGAAACAAAGCAAACCAGTGAACTCTTTCTTTATACTATCAAAAAGACTGTATATCAGATGGCTGATTCATGAATAGTAAATACTTGAGAAATTAACTTCAAAAGTTAGCTAATGGGTCCCATTTAAGGAAGTGAGGCCCGTTATTCCATCATGAGGCCCAAATATTCAATAGCCTTAATAATACAAGTATTTAACAATCTTACAACCAAACAAAACAGCCCGGTCAactctttgataaaaaaaaagaaaagaaaagaacaacAGGCCGGTCAACTCCGGTTCTTAATTCGGTCTGATTAAGAAACATGATACATTGATACCGATCGCATGCACTGTCACTTGCTGATAATAAATATAGACTGAATTGTGCATTTGTTCTTACGCATTAACTGCATGTGCCCTTGCAGTGCTTTTATTTCTCTTCATTGACAAAatagtattttagttttttttttccatacgCAAAAATAATAAGTGCCTAATATTTATTTCAATGCTTGTGTGTTTCTCcctttttgtttatttctttaaCAACTTGTTAAaataggtatatatatatatatacgctgGAAAATGTGCTTGGCCCGTCCCTACATCACAAGCACCATATACATCACCACATGCATTCCATGTTATGAAGTCGTCATTTAATAATAGCAaatcatatatatgtatttttattttacaagaATATAAGCCACTTATATTCCACCTCCATGCTTATTATGATTCATCCCTACACTTTAATGCGTTATGTGATATATTTTTATCGTAAAATACCAATCTATATAATATACGTCGTATATATATTTGTGGCtgtcaaaattttgtattaatatagAAGAAAGTAGAGGACTAGCAGCTTATACTAAAATGTTATGCTTTCGAATGATATGATTAATTCACCGAATGATGAAACtgtagaaaatgaaaaaaattataaaatggaATTTTCTGAGTAAATTGAACGTTTCCCATTCCAAAAACATACTGTATGTACAAACTCGCTCTTTTGTAAGAATATACTTTTACAaacttttttaattagatgtaaacgaaaaagaagaaagaaaactttcatTTTTCGAAATTACGTCTTAATTTGAGTTTTTGTTAACTTTAGTTACgtctttaagttttttttttgtttcaatacGTCTTTGAGTTGATAACGCAACTCTGCAGTTCCAGTCCAAATTATTGATAAACAGCCTGTTAACACGATTATATAAGCTAGCAACAATTGGTATTTTCACACTTGTACAAACTATAGAAAACCTTACCTgcataaataaatagatatagCACAACATTGACAAAAGAGAAGAAATTAAAGGAGTCCcgtgtctcttcttcttcctttcctTCCGGCCTCGTGAAAACAAAATTGTTAtcatcttttatatatacacgTACATTACATATATACACTCAAGTACACATAAATAGAATATGGTTGTGTGATTTGTGTTTATTGAATTCAATAATCCTCATTATCTTATGCCAAATTCTCATGCAGatatctcttaatctcttttcACCACCTACGATAATTAACGAATGCATAAGTAACCTACAATTAATTTCATCAATAAATGTGTTTACCAAAAGTCCAGATGTGGTCCATCAATTAATTACTATATCCGAGAAAACATACCAAATTAACAATAACATCATGAATGACGTAGATCATCATGTAATTTGACAAAAGGCCAAAGTCCCACTGGTTCAATCCGAAACAgcaattttttcttctttttcttcttctgttttcATGGCAACCCGAAGCAAATCATGGCGCTAGAGAAAATCTCGTTCGTCAAAAGATCCTTTCATCAATTTCTATTATTAACGAGCTACGTCTTACACATAAATGCATAGTCCCTATTCAATTCTTAAAATTATCGTAGCAATAGATCAAAAGCTAGAGAGTGAGAtttcatatcatatatatttaccATGTTGTCATGCATTTCCCCattgttcttaatttttatgacagaaaatagttaaataacaattttatgaTATTAGGGTTTTTGAAAGGAGCAAGCCCACATTGAATGCCACGCGGTTTTGTGTGGAGAGTAGAGACTTTTCCTTTTGCCACACAGCTGACTTTGGAGGCTTTACCTCCACTTTTGTAGTTAATgctttacatattttatttagttaatttattaaatactcAATTTTGAGAGAACCAATGGCCCAAGACCAAGAGGGGTCAGCAATTTtatctttctatttttatatatatagaagaaggcGGACGTAGACTTTTGTCACCAAGCTTAACCATTAGATCCTTCCAAAACTAAGAGTGCCATTAGTGAGCTTAAAGAGTACTGTGAGACTCATCAACAACTAAAGCTGTctcaattttcttttattttcttggcAAAAAGTTGTTAGTGGAAAACTTAAGTGAGGCAAAAAGAGAAAAGGGAGTGTCTAATTAAGTCAATTGATTGATTGTTTAAGAGAGAGATCAGGATAATGGTTAGACCCCCTTGTTGTGACAAAGGAGGAGTGAAGAAAGGGCCATGGACTCCTGAAGAAGATATAATTTTAGTTACTTACATCCAAGAACATGGTCCTGGTAATTGGAGAGCTGTTCCCACCAATACTGGTATGTCTAATCTTCTTATCTCTCCCTCTCTTTATCTATGCATATATCATCTCTCGAGATAGAATATACATAGAGATATTATTAGGGTTATGTAGGTAAGATATAGACAAGGGATCAAAATGGTTATGTATTGAATTTGGTTGATATATGTATTCTTCAAATGGGTTTAATTGTGGAATAAGAGTAATCAGAactatattttgaaattaactAGCTAGAATTTTCTTTAACTTTTTACTCGGTTTTTAATACTTACTATACCTTTATCGTCATTTGTTCTTGTAAAATTCAGGGTTGCTTAGATGCAGCAAGAGTTGTAGGCTTAGATGGACAAACTATTTAAGGCCAGGAATCAAAAGAGGCAACTTCACAGAACATGAAGAAAAGATGATTGTCCATCTCCAAGCTCTCTTAGGCAATaggtaattaaattaaactaatcaCATTCAATCAAAAGATGATTTCTCTATTTTTGTCTCTCACAAcctttttaaattagaaaaattaataatagagGGCATTTAATATTTGGTGTATAGATGGGCTGCAATTGCGTCTTATCTTCCACAAAGGACAGACAATGACATTAAGAACTATTGGAACACTCACttgaagaagaaactcaacaaaGCCAATCAAGTTTCTCATCAAGAACATGATCAATCAAGAGACCGTTCctcactctcttcttctccatcgtCTTCGTCAGCTAATTCCAACTCAAACATCGCAAGAGGCCAATGGGAAAGAAGACTTCAAACCGATATTCACTTGGCGAAAAAGGCTCTCTCTGAGGCTTTGTCTCCTGCCGTAGCACCGATCAATACAGCAACAACATCTTCTTCTACTGAATCAAGACGTTCTACTTCCTCAGCTAGTGGGTTTCTTAGGACGCAAGAAACATCTACCACTTATGCCTCAAACACCGAGAACATAGCGAAATTGCTCAAAGGGTGGGTGAAGAAATCGCCAACTCAGAACTCCGCGGATCAAATGGTTTCTCCGGATTCTGAGACAAAAGAAGTGATCAAGAGTAATGTCGAGAAGGACTGTGCATGGGCATTTCAGTCATTTTCAGGGTTCGATCACTTAAAAGATCGTGACTCAGCTGGTGTTTCACCTGATCAGGAGACCAAACCAGACATAACTGGATACAGTAACCAAAGTCAATGGTCTTTGTTCGAGAAGTGGCTGTTTGAGGATTCTGGTGGACAGGTTGGTGATATTTTATTGgatgaaaaccctaatttcttcTGAAAATTTTGGTTAATCAGATGGTTTTCGAATTAATTAAGTCGCTAAAATTATGGTTAGCTGAAtcgtttataattttatttatttttattcgtTATAATGATGGGTTCTTCTACAACTGGCCTTGTGAAATCTCAAGGGGCCTGAAATACGTCCACCCAATGATTTTAGTATTGGTGTAATAGTTTTCTAATACTCAATTTGTTATTTTGAACTATTGTTTTTATGTTATTTGCATGTTTTGTTTGTATTCTAAACAAATTTAAGAACAATAACTCTCAAATATAATGTTTAAGAGATTAATACCGTTATTCAACCATTTAATAAGTAAGTTCCATCAAgtacttatttattttaatttattcccttttattaaatgatatacTCTTTTTGTCAACGAAAGATATACTCCTTCCCTTCATAACAAATCCatgttttagaagaaaaaaattgtttgaaaaaatacatttttttatattttcaatacattaattaataaaaaattttatttttcaaaaaatataattatatttaataaaatctcattggttaaaagttaatggaaatagttaattaagaaaaaaaatatattagaaaatacaattttaaatgtATTCTTAATAAGTATGAAAAAACTATAACATAAATCTTTTAGGAAGTATTATCTAACTAGAAGAAATGCTACAAGTATATTAGTGTCAAATGGCACCGCTCATTGAAAGAAAGAACATCGATTTAAAGACATCATTATAATTGgtgaactagattttgatccgcgcttaaaagcgtgggtttgttttcaaaattaaatatatatttaaatgaatttctacaaaatatatatagtgtatAGGTTTGTGTACATTTATCCCAAACCGCG comes from Brassica rapa cultivar Chiifu-401-42 chromosome A02, CAAS_Brap_v3.01, whole genome shotgun sequence and encodes:
- the LOC103854178 gene encoding transcription factor MYB30 produces the protein MVRPPCCDKGGVKKGPWTPEEDIILVTYIQEHGPGNWRAVPTNTGLLRCSKSCRLRWTNYLRPGIKRGNFTEHEEKMIVHLQALLGNRWAAIASYLPQRTDNDIKNYWNTHLKKKLNKANQVSHQEHDQSRDRSSLSSSPSSSSANSNSNIARGQWERRLQTDIHLAKKALSEALSPAVAPINTATTSSSTESRRSTSSASGFLRTQETSTTYASNTENIAKLLKGWVKKSPTQNSADQMVSPDSETKEVIKSNVEKDCAWAFQSFSGFDHLKDRDSAGVSPDQETKPDITGYSNQSQWSLFEKWLFEDSGGQVGDILLDENPNFF